A window of the Gossypium arboreum isolate Shixiya-1 chromosome 2, ASM2569848v2, whole genome shotgun sequence genome harbors these coding sequences:
- the LOC108485673 gene encoding uncharacterized protein LOC108485673 — MPTHSYHQFPPTFLNQSPPADKLINTQSHVGHSMTIIKHPTSTTLRFLSSINSRRFQYPRRRFLLVNGSVRFKPMATKLEETMIKGAGEDSKKGGKGEESGKGIQPPPPPPPEKPEPGDCCGSGCVRCVWDVYYEELEAYNKLYKSDSNGSKSNSS; from the coding sequence ATGCCCACTCATTCATATCATCAATTTCCACCAACTTTCCTCAACCAATCGCCGCCAGCTGACAAATTAATCAACACCCAATCCCATGTTGGCCATTCAATGACCATCATCAAACACCCAACATCGACCACCCTTAGATTCCTTTCCTCCATCAACAGCCGTAGATTTCAATACCCACGGCGGCGATTTCTTCTCGTCAACGGTTCCGTTCGATTCAAACCCATGGCTACGAAGTTGGAAGAGACGATGATAAAGGGTGCCGGCGAAGATAGCAAAAAGGGAGGTAAAGGGGAAGAATCGGGTAAGGGAATACAACCGCCGCCGCCGCCACCACCGGAGAAGCCTGAGCCTGGAGATTGCTGCGGCAGCGGTTGCGTGCGGTGCGTTTGGGATGTGTATTATGAGGAACTTGAGGCGTATAATAAGCTTTACAAATCAGATTCCAATGGATCCAAATCAAATTCAtcttaa